A stretch of the Geovibrio thiophilus genome encodes the following:
- a CDS encoding response regulator, protein MGSRRVLSFFKIFLGTAALFLIPLTVSYIAVEFTEKIFIFKKRSEVQITASEIVDNIHSRTIYSRSMGAANILGILNSYVKSIVLGDLPNDHPLIMDLQEVLLKESNAEAVYLLNKQGIVVSYSDISPITLTGQNFSFRPYFIQAMKGKHNIFAAQGISSKTRGLYIATPVYADRRSDSQIIGVMVVKDSINNLEDFIRKYEDPVFMVSPQGVIFASNKPEYLYKVAGSLNQEKKKVLASLRRFGAAFDKDAEELGAILDGKDITLDGEKYLVKTHPIDWNDLEGTWNIAYLVKMENILPSVVRHSVFWVVFSVLFIVQGMIYVAVGNRKKRMEVEEQNRKIFKAVEQSPASIIITDSGGVIEYVNPKFTELTEYTFEEVRGSKPSILKSGNTEDNIYKTLWDTILSGREWHGEFLNKKKSGEKYWESVVISPVKNHAGEITNFVGIKEDITDKKRVMKELEAARLTAESATEAKSMFLANMSHEIRTPLNAIIGLSDLALKTDLNPKQTDYIKKVKNAGTSLLAIVNDILDFSKVEAGKIELENIEFELDSVLENIVTAVFQKAEEKGLEFLLHVGSDVPPVIKGDPLRLGQVLINLVNNAVKFTEDGEVELSVKLIREFDNKAEISFSVRDTGVGLMEEQRNRLFTAFAQADGSTTRKYGGTGLGLSISKKLTELMGGSIRVDSEYGKGSLFSFSALFEIGSRAVPWMRYGHEDLKEVKVLVVDDNSSARQIIREILENLDFTPVEAESAEEAIELIKKHDQSDPYKVILMDWKMPGMNGLEAAGIIRSDLGIKNKPYTVMVTAFGRELDRKTIESHGADGFINKPVTASSLIDGISSVIFKSGYEKEKKAAESAENFRGVSVLVVDDNEINRQIAAELLEDTGASVFQASNGREAVNFLKSDERCDIVFMDLQMPDMDGYEAVKIIRADQRFAELPVIAMTAHALDEERRKTRDAGMDGHITKPIIPAELYGCLKSFCVTGEFGGICSVSAGSARKEPDIPPVEGIDFKKGLRTVAGKTELYMRMLEKFAVSSAETDKKLTAELERGDLKTAEMTAHTVKGLAGNIGADRLYEIAGRLERLIADNGEFSAAAEEFTGEMRRLLTALNEALKSSAPVKQPEPVPAVSREDFERIMEKMCSLLEDDDSETVDYFMSIREQASAFFTEQEFKRLHKAVNSYEFEEALRILRSEHG, encoded by the coding sequence ATGGGAAGCAGAAGGGTGTTGAGTTTTTTCAAAATATTTTTAGGCACGGCGGCGCTGTTTCTTATCCCTTTGACCGTTTCATATATCGCCGTTGAGTTCACAGAGAAAATATTCATATTCAAGAAACGTTCAGAAGTGCAGATCACTGCTTCCGAAATAGTCGATAATATCCATTCCCGCACTATATACAGCAGAAGCATGGGCGCGGCGAACATCCTCGGAATATTAAATTCATACGTTAAATCCATAGTTTTGGGCGACCTGCCGAATGACCATCCTTTGATCATGGATCTTCAGGAGGTTCTTCTCAAAGAGAGCAATGCGGAGGCGGTTTATCTTCTGAACAAACAGGGTATAGTGGTTTCCTATTCGGACATCTCCCCTATAACTCTCACAGGTCAGAATTTCAGCTTCCGCCCTTATTTTATTCAGGCGATGAAGGGCAAGCATAACATTTTTGCCGCACAGGGGATTTCATCAAAAACCAGAGGACTTTATATCGCTACCCCCGTTTACGCGGACAGAAGATCTGATTCGCAGATAATTGGCGTTATGGTTGTTAAGGATTCCATAAACAACCTTGAGGATTTTATAAGAAAATACGAAGATCCGGTTTTTATGGTGTCCCCTCAAGGAGTTATTTTCGCATCTAACAAGCCGGAGTATCTTTATAAGGTTGCCGGAAGTCTCAATCAGGAAAAAAAGAAGGTCCTTGCCTCTCTGCGGAGGTTCGGCGCCGCTTTTGATAAGGATGCGGAAGAACTTGGCGCTATTCTGGACGGCAAGGATATAACTCTGGACGGTGAAAAATATCTCGTTAAGACACATCCCATCGACTGGAATGACCTTGAGGGCACATGGAATATCGCGTATTTGGTTAAAATGGAAAATATTCTGCCCTCTGTTGTGCGGCATTCTGTTTTCTGGGTTGTCTTTTCAGTGCTTTTCATAGTTCAGGGAATGATTTATGTGGCTGTCGGAAACAGAAAGAAAAGAATGGAAGTTGAGGAGCAGAACCGGAAAATATTCAAAGCGGTGGAACAGAGCCCCGCATCCATAATCATTACCGATTCCGGCGGGGTGATTGAATATGTGAACCCGAAATTTACCGAGCTCACTGAATATACGTTTGAAGAGGTTCGTGGAAGCAAGCCGTCCATACTGAAATCAGGTAATACAGAAGATAATATATACAAAACACTGTGGGATACGATCCTCTCCGGCAGAGAGTGGCACGGGGAGTTTCTGAATAAAAAGAAATCAGGTGAGAAATACTGGGAGTCCGTCGTCATATCGCCCGTGAAAAATCATGCGGGAGAAATAACAAACTTTGTGGGCATAAAAGAGGATATAACCGATAAAAAACGGGTGATGAAGGAGCTGGAAGCCGCAAGGCTGACCGCCGAAAGCGCAACTGAGGCAAAATCGATGTTCCTTGCGAATATGAGCCACGAAATAAGAACGCCGCTGAACGCCATAATAGGTCTCAGTGATCTGGCTCTTAAGACAGATTTGAACCCCAAGCAGACGGACTACATAAAAAAGGTTAAAAACGCCGGAACCTCGCTCCTTGCCATTGTTAACGACATCCTTGATTTTTCCAAGGTTGAGGCTGGAAAAATTGAGCTTGAGAATATAGAGTTTGAGCTTGATTCGGTGCTTGAGAACATTGTCACCGCTGTATTTCAGAAGGCGGAGGAGAAAGGGCTTGAATTTCTCCTTCATGTGGGCTCCGATGTTCCGCCTGTGATCAAGGGCGATCCGCTCCGGCTGGGACAGGTGCTTATTAATCTGGTAAACAATGCCGTCAAGTTTACTGAGGACGGTGAGGTTGAGCTCAGCGTGAAGCTGATAAGAGAGTTCGACAACAAGGCTGAGATCTCCTTCTCCGTGCGTGATACGGGTGTGGGACTGATGGAGGAGCAAAGAAACAGGCTTTTTACCGCCTTTGCTCAGGCGGACGGTTCAACCACGAGGAAATACGGAGGAACGGGGCTTGGCTTAAGCATATCCAAAAAGCTCACCGAGCTTATGGGCGGTTCTATCAGAGTGGACAGCGAATACGGTAAAGGGAGTCTGTTTTCATTCAGCGCTTTATTTGAAATCGGCTCCCGTGCGGTTCCGTGGATGAGATACGGGCATGAAGACCTTAAAGAGGTAAAAGTGCTTGTCGTTGATGATAATTCTTCCGCCAGACAGATAATACGTGAGATTCTCGAAAACCTTGACTTTACGCCGGTGGAGGCCGAAAGCGCGGAAGAAGCCATTGAGCTTATAAAAAAACATGATCAGAGCGATCCTTACAAGGTTATTCTGATGGACTGGAAGATGCCCGGCATGAACGGGCTGGAGGCTGCGGGGATTATCCGGAGCGATCTCGGAATCAAAAACAAGCCTTATACAGTGATGGTGACGGCTTTCGGCAGAGAGCTCGACAGAAAAACCATAGAAAGCCACGGCGCGGACGGTTTTATCAACAAACCTGTGACAGCCTCCTCATTAATAGACGGTATATCCTCCGTGATTTTTAAATCCGGTTACGAGAAGGAGAAGAAAGCTGCCGAATCCGCTGAGAATTTCAGGGGGGTCAGCGTACTTGTGGTTGACGATAACGAAATCAACCGTCAGATAGCCGCAGAGCTTCTTGAAGACACAGGCGCATCTGTATTTCAGGCGTCAAACGGCAGAGAGGCGGTGAATTTTCTCAAGTCAGACGAAAGGTGCGATATTGTCTTTATGGATCTCCAGATGCCTGATATGGACGGTTACGAGGCAGTGAAAATTATCAGGGCTGATCAGCGTTTTGCGGAGCTTCCTGTGATAGCTATGACGGCGCATGCCCTTGATGAGGAGCGGAGAAAAACCCGTGACGCAGGCATGGACGGACATATAACGAAGCCGATTATTCCTGCGGAGCTCTACGGATGCCTGAAAAGCTTTTGTGTGACAGGCGAGTTCGGCGGCATATGCAGTGTTTCAGCGGGCAGCGCCCGTAAAGAGCCGGATATTCCGCCTGTTGAAGGAATAGACTTTAAAAAAGGGCTGCGTACAGTTGCGGGCAAAACCGAGCTTTATATGAGAATGCTTGAGAAGTTTGCCGTTTCAAGTGCGGAAACAGATAAAAAGCTCACGGCAGAGCTGGAAAGGGGCGACTTAAAAACGGCGGAGATGACCGCGCATACTGTCAAAGGCTTAGCCGGAAACATCGGTGCCGACAGACTTTATGAGATAGCCGGAAGGCTCGAAAGACTGATAGCGGACAACGGAGAGTTTTCAGCCGCCGCCGAAGAGTTTACCGGTGAGATGAGGAGACTGCTGACCGCTCTGAATGAGGCGCTCAAATCCTCTGCTCCGGTTAAGCAGCCGGAACCGGTTCCGGCTGTATCCAGAGAAGACTTTGAGAGAATTATGGAGAAAATGTGCAGCCTGCTTGAGGATGATGACAGCGAAACTGTTGACTATTTTATGAGCATCAGGGAGCAGGCATCAGCGTTTTTCACAGAACAGGAGTTCAAAAGGCTTCATAAAGCCGTAAACAGCTATGAGTTTGAGGAAGCTCTCAGAATACTCAGAAGCGAGCACGGTTAG
- a CDS encoding HD-GYP domain-containing protein, translated as MENRDRRQTVLVVDDVPENIDILSNILKPEFKVKVAINGRKAIEIAEKDMPDIILLDVMMPEISGYEVCRALKSSLVTRSIPVIFITAKGDVEDESMGFSAGGVDYITKPVSAPIVLARVKTQLAMYDHRRMLETMVRERTKELHETRLEIIRRLGFAAEYKDNETGMHVIRMSRYCHLIAKKIGMKEAEAELILSASPMHDVGKIGIPDSILLKPGKLDDDEWQLMKEHPRIGYRIIGGHDSELLQTAATAALTHHEKWDGSGYPEGLKGENIPVIGRITAVADVFDALTSERPYKSAWSIEKAAEYIRNESGRHFEPRLAEAFLKCLPDVIKIRDNFGD; from the coding sequence ATGGAAAACCGTGACAGAAGGCAGACAGTTCTTGTTGTTGATGATGTCCCCGAGAATATTGATATTCTCAGCAATATCCTAAAGCCTGAGTTTAAGGTTAAGGTAGCCATAAACGGGCGCAAAGCCATTGAAATCGCCGAGAAAGATATGCCGGATATAATCCTGCTTGATGTGATGATGCCTGAAATAAGCGGGTACGAGGTATGCCGCGCTCTTAAATCCAGCCTTGTCACCCGTTCAATCCCCGTTATTTTCATAACAGCAAAAGGTGATGTCGAAGACGAATCCATGGGCTTCAGCGCCGGCGGGGTGGATTATATCACAAAGCCGGTGAGCGCACCCATTGTTCTTGCCAGAGTGAAGACCCAGCTTGCCATGTATGACCACAGAAGAATGCTTGAGACTATGGTGCGTGAGCGCACAAAAGAACTGCATGAAACAAGGCTTGAGATAATAAGACGGCTCGGCTTCGCCGCCGAATATAAAGACAATGAAACCGGAATGCACGTTATCCGCATGAGCAGATACTGTCATCTTATCGCCAAAAAAATAGGCATGAAGGAGGCTGAGGCGGAACTTATTCTTTCCGCTTCTCCGATGCACGATGTGGGCAAAATAGGCATACCGGACAGCATTCTCCTTAAACCCGGTAAGCTTGACGACGACGAATGGCAGCTTATGAAGGAGCATCCACGGATCGGCTACAGGATCATAGGCGGGCATGATTCCGAGCTTCTTCAGACCGCCGCCACCGCAGCGCTGACTCACCACGAAAAATGGGACGGCAGCGGCTATCCTGAAGGACTCAAGGGGGAGAATATCCCCGTTATAGGCAGAATTACGGCGGTGGCGGACGTTTTTGACGCTCTTACAAGCGAAAGACCCTATAAATCAGCGTGGAGCATTGAAAAAGCCGCAGAATATATACGGAACGAGAGCGGGAGACATTTTGAACCCCGCTTGGCGGAGGCTTTTCTGAAATGCCTGCCGGATGTCATTAAGATCAGGGATAATTTCGGTGATTGA
- a CDS encoding FadR/GntR family transcriptional regulator has product MKFEKIRQKKISDIIYEQIKRMILTAQLAPGERLPSERELAAQLGVSRPSLREALHKLEAQGFLNQNHGDGTYVKSLTSQTIDKAMEEFIKREDAIVDLMEVRKILETWAAKTAAMRASDEEILNMKEYLDEMRSALDKGEVGHIPDANFHNTISYATNNILLIHIMNTIYQWVEKVSYEVRSRLYTDNERFEKLYLQHQKIYEGISTRDPEEAYRAMLEHMEYVVDEVNEIVRTNK; this is encoded by the coding sequence ATGAAATTTGAAAAAATAAGACAGAAAAAGATAAGCGACATTATCTATGAACAGATAAAGAGGATGATACTCACCGCACAGCTTGCTCCCGGGGAAAGGCTTCCTTCGGAAAGAGAACTGGCGGCGCAGCTCGGCGTAAGCCGTCCTTCACTTAGGGAGGCTCTGCACAAGCTGGAGGCTCAGGGATTTCTCAACCAGAACCACGGCGACGGAACCTATGTGAAATCCCTTACATCCCAGACAATTGATAAGGCTATGGAAGAGTTCATCAAGCGTGAGGACGCCATAGTCGACCTCATGGAAGTGCGCAAAATTCTTGAGACATGGGCTGCCAAAACCGCCGCTATGCGTGCCAGCGATGAAGAGATTCTGAATATGAAAGAGTATCTGGACGAAATGCGTTCGGCTCTGGATAAGGGAGAGGTGGGGCACATCCCCGATGCGAACTTCCATAACACTATATCATATGCCACTAACAACATACTGCTGATTCATATAATGAACACCATCTACCAGTGGGTGGAAAAGGTCAGCTATGAGGTACGGTCAAGGCTTTACACCGATAACGAGCGCTTCGAGAAGCTTTATCTTCAGCATCAGAAGATTTACGAGGGAATAAGCACCCGTGATCCTGAAGAAGCTTACAGAGCCATGCTTGAGCACATGGAGTATGTCGTTGATGAGGTTAATGAAATAGTCAGAACCAATAAATAG
- a CDS encoding (Fe-S)-binding protein, with translation MDELLKELHELEEMMLQCMKCGTCQSDCPLYRTDGRESSVARGKISLLQSVYEGRIEDAGRILKHLDQCLLCTRCLKACPSGVKTDEIFLRGREILRKIKKLPKWQKLILKTAMEKPELMAKMAPLMHMGLKFGSKKIKDGIYRPMLPALGGRNVVEIKSEAFVKKYGGLNKAENEIMRVVFYPGCAVNLIYTEWGTAVVEVLRHFGVSVYVPETNICCGIPAASMGELEMFRNAVRANFDALAEYRDAKYIITCCPTCRYGLYEMGPKQTGAECPLEVVDILVFLEETLKVKIQSGVRGRSTIHFPCHYQDSKKELVESFVRTHTDTEYVKLDNQSCCGFAGTFSLKYYERSKGFSRSKIQEMKDKRTDKVYTPCPGCAMQLADAAAGEGLDAEVTHPVTELYEFLRKIK, from the coding sequence ATGGATGAACTGTTAAAAGAGCTTCACGAGCTTGAGGAAATGATGCTTCAGTGCATGAAGTGCGGCACATGTCAGTCGGACTGCCCGCTTTACCGCACTGACGGAAGGGAATCATCCGTAGCACGGGGCAAAATATCGCTTCTTCAGTCTGTTTACGAAGGGCGTATTGAGGATGCGGGCAGGATACTGAAACATCTGGATCAGTGCCTGCTTTGCACCCGATGTCTCAAGGCATGCCCCAGCGGGGTTAAAACCGACGAGATATTCCTGCGGGGAAGAGAGATACTCCGCAAAATCAAAAAGCTTCCCAAGTGGCAGAAGCTCATACTCAAAACAGCAATGGAAAAGCCGGAACTCATGGCGAAAATGGCTCCGCTTATGCACATGGGGCTCAAATTCGGCAGTAAAAAAATTAAGGACGGAATATACAGACCCATGCTGCCCGCTCTCGGCGGACGCAACGTTGTAGAGATCAAAAGTGAAGCCTTCGTAAAAAAATACGGCGGGCTGAATAAGGCTGAAAATGAAATAATGCGTGTTGTGTTTTACCCGGGCTGCGCCGTGAACCTCATTTATACCGAATGGGGAACGGCTGTAGTGGAGGTTCTCAGGCACTTCGGCGTGTCTGTTTACGTGCCCGAAACGAATATATGCTGCGGAATACCCGCCGCCTCAATGGGCGAGCTTGAAATGTTCAGAAACGCCGTCAGGGCAAATTTTGACGCATTGGCGGAATACAGGGATGCCAAATACATAATAACCTGCTGCCCCACATGCAGATACGGTCTTTATGAAATGGGTCCCAAGCAGACAGGAGCCGAGTGCCCGCTGGAAGTGGTGGACATTCTGGTTTTCCTTGAGGAAACCCTCAAAGTTAAGATTCAGTCCGGCGTGCGGGGCAGAAGCACAATCCACTTCCCCTGCCACTATCAGGACAGTAAAAAGGAACTGGTGGAAAGCTTTGTGCGCACTCATACGGATACTGAGTACGTGAAGCTTGATAATCAGAGCTGCTGCGGCTTTGCCGGAACCTTCAGCCTGAAATACTACGAGCGTTCCAAGGGGTTTTCCCGTTCCAAAATTCAGGAAATGAAGGATAAAAGGACTGATAAGGTCTACACTCCCTGTCCCGGATGCGCCATGCAGCTTGCTGACGCTGCCGCGGGTGAGGGGTTGGATGCGGAAGTTACTCATCCCGTGACGGAACTTTATGAATTTTTACGGAAAATAAAATAG
- a CDS encoding FAD-binding oxidoreductase — protein sequence MLSKSLIAKFAEIAGKNVWTEQEDLMCYAYDASFGEMCVPEIVVKPETTEQVCSIVKLCCEESIPLVTRGAGTNLSGGTLPVNGGCVLLTTGLNKILEINTEDMYAVVQSGVVTSDLALAVSAKGLLYPPDPGSMKMSTIGGNVAENAGGLRALKYGVTGDYVMGTKFFDMEGNAVISGGKTVKMVTGFNLSGLMVSSEGLLGVMTEHTLKLVPQPQSSRSMLVIYDDLMKASVTVSEIIGARITPATLELMDRFTIKTVEEAAKIGLPTDADGLLLIEVDGHPAAVEDEYAKVKSICEKQGGKVHVAETPEERDRLWEARRKALSSLARLKPTLILEDATVPRSRIPEMMQCIKDITSKYSLTVGTFGHAGDGNLHPTILTDKRNTEEMLRVEKAIDEIFASALKLEGTISGEHGIGSAKAKYLESEVGAGTIRFMKKLKNGLDPKNLLNPHKMGL from the coding sequence ATGCTTTCCAAGAGCCTGATAGCTAAGTTTGCCGAAATAGCCGGAAAAAATGTCTGGACTGAACAGGAGGATCTCATGTGCTACGCATATGACGCTTCCTTCGGCGAAATGTGCGTTCCTGAAATAGTTGTTAAGCCCGAAACCACGGAGCAGGTTTGCAGTATTGTTAAACTTTGCTGTGAGGAGAGTATTCCTCTTGTAACAAGGGGAGCGGGAACAAACCTCAGCGGCGGAACTTTGCCCGTTAACGGCGGCTGTGTGCTGCTGACAACGGGGCTTAACAAGATTCTTGAGATAAACACCGAGGATATGTACGCCGTGGTTCAGTCCGGAGTTGTTACTTCGGATCTGGCTTTGGCGGTCAGCGCGAAAGGGCTTCTTTATCCGCCCGACCCGGGAAGCATGAAAATGTCCACCATCGGCGGAAACGTCGCCGAAAACGCAGGGGGACTGCGTGCGCTGAAATACGGCGTAACCGGCGATTATGTCATGGGTACGAAGTTTTTTGATATGGAAGGCAACGCCGTTATATCCGGAGGTAAAACCGTGAAAATGGTTACCGGCTTTAACCTAAGCGGGCTTATGGTTTCATCGGAGGGTCTGCTCGGCGTTATGACCGAGCATACTCTCAAACTTGTGCCGCAGCCGCAGTCTTCACGTTCGATGCTTGTTATCTATGATGACCTTATGAAGGCGAGTGTGACAGTGTCGGAAATAATCGGGGCGAGGATAACCCCTGCGACACTTGAGCTCATGGACAGATTCACTATAAAGACAGTTGAGGAAGCCGCCAAAATCGGTCTGCCCACCGACGCGGACGGTCTTCTTCTCATAGAGGTGGACGGGCATCCCGCGGCAGTTGAGGATGAATACGCCAAGGTTAAATCCATCTGCGAAAAGCAGGGCGGAAAAGTACATGTCGCGGAAACTCCTGAAGAAAGAGACAGACTATGGGAGGCGCGCAGAAAGGCTCTGAGCAGTCTTGCGAGGCTGAAACCCACTCTCATTCTGGAGGATGCCACGGTTCCCAGAAGCCGCATACCTGAAATGATGCAGTGCATCAAGGACATTACCTCTAAGTACAGCCTCACTGTCGGTACTTTCGGTCACGCCGGAGACGGCAATCTTCACCCAACGATCCTTACGGATAAAAGAAACACGGAGGAAATGCTGCGGGTGGAAAAAGCCATTGACGAAATATTTGCCTCAGCCCTTAAGCTGGAAGGAACAATAAGCGGCGAACACGGCATAGGTTCGGCAAAGGCGAAATATCTTGAAAGCGAGGTCGGAGCCGGAACAATCCGCTTTATGAAAAAGCTGAAAAACGGTCTTGATCCGAAAAATCTTCTGAATCCTCACAAGATGGGGCTGTAG
- a CDS encoding TRAP transporter large permease codes for MMSPEFLSVAMFVILLIVVFLGHPLGITLGGLGIVFGILGYGPTAFFILANKSYGLMTNYVLVAIPLFILMAQFLDKSGVADDLYETMYVVMGSIKGGLALATIVVCTVFAATTGIVGASVVAMGLLAAPSMVKKGYDLQLTAGVITAGGTLGILIPPSIMLVVYGGLIGMSVGKLFMAAVVPGLFLAFMYLIYAFIYCQVKPNAGPPIPKEERIHTGMQKFVMMCKSLFPPLFLIFAVLGSISAGIATPTEAAGLGCVGALILALANGRVNIKLFKDSAYSTMKITCMVMLIFVGANFYTSIFMGLGGGEVFTDVLFSVSDNKYVILGVMMFILFLLGMFVDWLGILLLCVPIFTPIAVNQLGFDPLWFAVLVCVNLQMSFLTPPFGYALFYLKGVAPEGMELSHIYKGIIPFVLLQLITLILCVVFPDIITWLPNAVFK; via the coding sequence ATGATGAGCCCTGAATTTTTATCTGTAGCGATGTTTGTTATCCTTCTTATCGTGGTTTTCCTCGGGCATCCCCTCGGAATAACTCTCGGCGGACTGGGTATTGTTTTCGGAATTCTGGGCTACGGTCCCACGGCATTCTTCATCCTGGCCAACAAGAGCTATGGTCTCATGACGAACTATGTTCTCGTTGCCATACCGCTTTTCATACTTATGGCGCAGTTCTTGGACAAATCCGGGGTCGCAGACGATCTGTATGAGACGATGTACGTTGTCATGGGTTCGATAAAAGGCGGTCTGGCTCTCGCTACGATTGTTGTCTGCACTGTGTTTGCCGCTACAACGGGGATCGTCGGAGCTTCGGTTGTCGCCATGGGTCTTCTCGCTGCTCCCTCTATGGTTAAAAAAGGTTATGACCTTCAGCTCACTGCTGGGGTTATTACAGCGGGCGGAACATTGGGGATTCTTATTCCGCCTTCGATAATGCTTGTTGTTTACGGCGGTCTCATAGGAATGAGCGTCGGCAAGCTGTTCATGGCTGCTGTGGTTCCCGGTCTTTTTCTCGCGTTTATGTATCTTATATACGCTTTCATCTATTGTCAGGTTAAGCCCAACGCAGGTCCTCCGATCCCAAAAGAGGAGAGGATTCACACTGGTATGCAGAAATTTGTGATGATGTGCAAGTCACTCTTCCCGCCTCTGTTTCTCATATTCGCGGTACTCGGAAGTATCTCCGCAGGTATCGCGACACCCACTGAGGCGGCCGGTCTCGGCTGCGTGGGCGCGCTTATTCTGGCGCTTGCCAACGGCAGGGTAAATATTAAGCTCTTTAAGGACTCCGCTTACTCTACAATGAAGATAACATGTATGGTTATGCTCATTTTTGTGGGAGCCAACTTCTATACATCCATATTCATGGGTCTCGGCGGCGGCGAAGTGTTTACTGATGTACTTTTCTCAGTCAGCGACAACAAATATGTGATACTCGGCGTTATGATGTTCATTCTCTTCCTTCTGGGAATGTTTGTGGACTGGCTGGGGATTCTTCTTCTCTGTGTGCCGATATTCACGCCCATAGCTGTAAATCAGCTTGGTTTCGACCCGCTCTGGTTTGCCGTGCTTGTCTGCGTAAACCTTCAGATGTCGTTTCTTACACCGCCTTTCGGTTATGCTCTTTTCTATCTCAAGGGCGTTGCTCCGGAGGGAATGGAACTCAGTCATATCTATAAGGGGATTATTCCGTTTGTGCTGCTTCAGCTCATAACGCTTATTCTGTGCGTGGTATTCCCCGACATTATCACATGGCTGCCTAACGCAGTGTTTAAATAA
- a CDS encoding TRAP transporter small permease subunit, whose translation MGKLIKLIESVTEWVGKAFSFSIYALLVVVVYEVISRKVFGKPTVWAFDLSNMLYGVMFLMGFGYTLKHKMHVGIDIITAKLNPKAQGWIAAVSYLVLFFPFIILAIQASTLFALQSWQGLERVQSPWGAPVYHFKTFLPVGFCFLLLQGIAEFLKAIQRIRGVEA comes from the coding sequence ATGGGTAAGTTAATAAAACTGATAGAGTCGGTAACAGAGTGGGTGGGGAAGGCGTTCTCTTTTTCCATTTATGCTCTTCTGGTTGTGGTGGTTTACGAAGTCATCAGCAGGAAGGTCTTCGGCAAACCCACAGTATGGGCATTTGACCTGAGCAACATGCTTTACGGAGTAATGTTCCTCATGGGTTTCGGCTATACGCTGAAGCATAAGATGCACGTAGGTATAGATATTATAACAGCAAAACTGAACCCGAAAGCTCAAGGGTGGATAGCTGCGGTGAGCTACCTCGTGCTGTTTTTCCCTTTTATAATATTAGCAATTCAGGCTTCAACCCTTTTCGCTTTGCAGTCGTGGCAGGGGCTTGAGCGTGTGCAGTCCCCTTGGGGCGCCCCGGTTTATCACTTCAAAACATTCCTGCCTGTGGGCTTCTGTTTCCTGCTTCTTCAGGGAATAGCGGAGTTTCTTAAGGCGATCCAGAGAATCAGAGGAGTTGAAGCATGA
- a CDS encoding TRAP transporter substrate-binding protein, whose translation MKKLVKLLISCVMFTALIFTAAGCGQDKKAETAAAPAAAAQEAKTYEWKMATTWSTGIPWHDTAVHFAETVEKITNGQLKIKIFPDGALVPAFEVFDAVRNGVVEMGHDWPGYWKGKDEGFVAFASVPFGLNNIEYSIWLMEGGGQALADELYGNFGLKPLMGGNSGQEMGFFTKSPVTDVKQLAGMKIRTVGWAADILKEMGVSVTPLPGGEIYLAFERGVLDSAEFSTPFITYPMGFQEIAKNVMLPGWHQTGVQNMFTVNKKSYEELPPYLQQALVIASYETQMWDIARSEKKNAEAILKYQAEGVKFNKLDAASLNELRKTTDAYLTKIRATNPLLDKILASQNSFIAEYSVWKDLRGGVAAFPKDDYLAGKHYE comes from the coding sequence ATGAAAAAACTAGTCAAACTTTTAATTTCATGTGTGATGTTCACTGCATTGATCTTCACCGCAGCAGGCTGCGGTCAGGACAAGAAAGCTGAAACTGCCGCCGCTCCGGCTGCCGCAGCTCAGGAAGCCAAAACCTATGAATGGAAAATGGCAACTACGTGGTCAACAGGCATTCCGTGGCACGATACGGCTGTACACTTTGCTGAAACCGTTGAAAAAATAACAAACGGTCAGCTCAAAATCAAAATTTTCCCCGATGGCGCGCTTGTACCCGCTTTTGAGGTATTTGACGCTGTGAGAAACGGCGTTGTGGAAATGGGTCACGACTGGCCCGGCTATTGGAAAGGCAAGGATGAAGGCTTCGTAGCTTTCGCTTCTGTTCCTTTCGGTCTTAATAACATCGAATACTCCATATGGCTTATGGAAGGCGGCGGACAGGCGCTTGCAGACGAGCTGTACGGCAACTTCGGTCTTAAACCCCTCATGGGCGGCAACTCCGGTCAGGAGATGGGTTTCTTTACAAAAAGCCCTGTAACTGATGTTAAACAGCTTGCCGGCATGAAAATCAGAACAGTAGGCTGGGCGGCAGACATCCTCAAAGAAATGGGTGTTTCTGTTACCCCGCTCCCCGGCGGCGAAATATACCTCGCATTTGAAAGAGGTGTTCTTGACTCCGCAGAGTTCTCCACTCCTTTCATCACGTACCCCATGGGCTTTCAGGAAATCGCTAAAAACGTAATGCTTCCCGGCTGGCACCAGACAGGCGTACAGAATATGTTCACGGTTAACAAAAAATCGTATGAAGAGCTTCCTCCTTACCTTCAGCAGGCACTCGTTATAGCTTCTTATGAAACCCAGATGTGGGACATAGCAAGAAGCGAAAAGAAAAACGCTGAAGCCATCCTGAAGTATCAGGCGGAAGGCGTGAAGTTCAACAAGCTTGACGCTGCTTCACTTAACGAGCTCAGAAAAACAACCGACGCCTACCTTACGAAAATAAGGGCAACCAACCCTCTGCTTGATAAAATCCTCGCTTCTCAGAACAGCTTCATAGCTGAATACTCAGTGTGGAAAGACCTCAGAGGCGGTGTAGCCGCGTTCCCGAAAGATGATTATCTCGCGGGCAAACATTACGAATAA